The sequence TTCCTGATCCAGGGGTTTTGCTTTGCCGGAGGCCAGGGCATCGAGGGTTTTCATTACGATGGCGGCACCTGCTTCCTGGATACGGTCGTGGAGTTGTCCTGCGGTTTCGTTTTCCCCGACAGGTATTTTTTCCCTGAAAAGGATTTTGCCGGTGTCGATCTCACGATCGAGCAGAAAGGTGGTTACGCCGGTTTCGGTTTCGCCGTTGATAATGGCCCAGTTGATAGGTGCGGCGCCGCGGTATTGCGGGAGGAGGGAGGCGTGCATATTGAAGGTGCCCATTGGGGGCAAAGCCCAGACGCTTTCGGGGAGCATGCGGAAGGCTACCACCACCTGCACATCGGGTTTCCATCCCTGAAGAGCTTCCTGAAATTCGGGGGATTTCAGACTGGTGGGCTGCTGGATGGGTAAGTCCCATTTCAAGGCAGCCACTTTCACATCAGAATAATGAATCTTGAGACCACGTCCGGCGGGTTTGTCAGGGGCGGTAACCACTCCCACCACCTGGTAGCCTTCCCCGAGTATTGCTTCGAGGATGAAGGCAGCAATGGCAGGCGTGCCCATAAAAACGATGCGGAGGTCCCTGGGGTTCATGATTGTTTTCAGGCGCCCAGCCTGTTTTTCAGGTCCACCATTCTGATGGCAGTGACGGCGGCTTCATCGCCTTTGTTGCCGTGTTTTC comes from Bacteroides sp. and encodes:
- the fmt gene encoding methionyl-tRNA formyltransferase translates to MNPRDLRIVFMGTPAIAAFILEAILGEGYQVVGVVTAPDKPAGRGLKIHYSDVKVAALKWDLPIQQPTSLKSPEFQEALQGWKPDVQVVVAFRMLPESVWALPPMGTFNMHASLLPQYRGAAPINWAIINGETETGVTTFLLDREIDTGKILFREKIPVGENETAGQLHDRIQEAGAAIVMKTLDALASGKAKPLDQEGLITNSVELKKAPKIFKEDCQIDWNQPCQQVVNLIHGLSPYPGAFTTISHEGQQTTLKIFEARAKQVPHAKTPGTLFSDGKSNLMFATPDGLVLVNSLQMAGKKRMNTSDFLRGFRAENLRSFPQ